Genomic window (Rosa chinensis cultivar Old Blush chromosome 6, RchiOBHm-V2, whole genome shotgun sequence):
TGAGCAATCCCATAATGGTATGTGGTGGAGCTTGTACTATCACTCACATATCAATATCAAAGGAATCTGAAATAATGCTTTTGGGCGACAATCCTTTCTGTGATGTGCCTCAGTGCCTGTGACATTCCCATTCATCAGCCTTTTTAGCAAAACATCCAGGCACCAGCAGACTACCTCCCCTAACTCCACCTTCACCTTTCCCTTCCCCTAAAATATCAGCTCTCATGTCCAACTAGTAAATAGTAAATAGTAAATGTAAATTCTTCTATGGGGAGTGGAATTGGCCTTTTGAATTGTATTATGAGTTTTTGTGATAAATCTATAAGGTACTCCTCACTTGCAATTTTGTTGAGTTGAGCTATTTTAAACATTTCCCAAACACTTAAAACAGAGAGACAAATAATTCATTTTAAAAGAAACTTGTATCTGTACAAACCTGTGTGCCTGATTCAGAAGGGAATAACCTGCATCAGTATCTCACTTTCAATTTAGAGTTTAGACCACTATAAGCAGAACATAAACAATTAGAATTCCCACATGCGCACTGAATATTCATACTCAGTTTCAATTTTTCATATTGGATAGCACACCTTTGGATAGAAAGATACATGTGATGCAGGATTTAGTATGCTAAAAGTCCCACAACAAAAACGACCCTATATACCCTAGGATAATCATTACCCCACAACCCCTCCCTTAGAACAAAAAATTTACATTTACTACTAGTTAAAAACAGTTTTTACCGaaacaaaaactttcaaaagCTAGCTCTTTTGAGCGAGGTCATGGTAATGGCAGCTCCCAAAGGCGAAGCAGCAACTTCAATCTCGAACGAATCATATCGGAGAAAAAACTCCACCACCAACAGCCTTGACGCCAGCATGACGAAGTCTTTTCCGGCACACTGTTTGTTCCCGACCGTCGGAGTTTCCGTCTCCGGACCGTTGGACCAAAGCACGTGCTGTAACAACTTCTCCCCTTCTTCACCGACAAACCTGTCCGGCACAAACTCCGCGGCTTTTTCGAAGATTTTGGGGTCCTTGGTCGCAAAAGGTTGGAACCCAAATAACATCTCGCCTTCTTTCACCTTAAACGCCGCGTCGTGGCTCTCGATGACTAGGTCAGTCTTTGCCCTACCGTACTGTAGAGGAACCGGTGGCTCGATCCGGAAAGCTTCGTACACCACAGACTTCATCAACGGCATTTGCTCCATGGCGGACATGGTGATTTTCCCGCCGTTGGATCTGACGGCCGAGCGGATCTCCTGCGCTAGTTCGCTGTGGAGTTTGGCCCCGGCGCGGCCGATCCACTTGAGCATGCTGGGAAATAAAAGCTTCATACCTCCGAATGAGTTGAAACACGTGGCGAACAACAGGTTGTGACACGCTTCGTCTCTGGACACTCCGAGCCTCTCTGCCTCGTCGAGCACGTGGCCGGATGACTGGTAGAAGAAGTCGTAGAGTCTCTGGTAGTCTTTCTTGACCAAAAACGGTGGGAGAGGGAAGGTGTGAAACAGAGAATCTTCAATGAACTTTGGTAGACCAAGAACTAGAATCGGACTCAGTTGGAATAGAACCCATTTCTGGACCAATTTAGGACCGTCGGTGCCGAGTTGGGTATCGGCCGGATTAGCACCGTAGAGTGAGCGAGCCAAGAAATTGAAAGCTGCTTGATCGTTGGCCTCGTTGAAGCTGGCTTTACCATTATCAGCGAGCTTGGTTTCCAGAGTTTCAAAAAACTCGGCGTAGCTTGAGTGGAACTCAGGGATCACAGACTTAATACCAGACTTTAGGAGATAGAACATTACACGCTTGAGCTTGTCGTGCTTGGGCTCCGAGGGGTCGAGGTAGGAGAGAATTCTGTAACCGCCGGTGAGCTCCAATGAGGGCATGTAGGTGCCGGTGAAGAGGTCTTTCTTTTCGACCTTGGAAACGTCAAAGAGGACCGGGAAGCTCTTGCCGTCGAGCAAGACGACGACCTGGGATTTGGTGGTGATGAAGGGGCCAGGTGGCATGTTGACTCTGAACACGGTGGACTGGTGCTTCTGGATACGAGACTTGAAGAACTCCTCCCGGCCTTGGTTGTAGAAGTAGTCCTGGCGATCCTTGAGGGGACCCACGAAGGGAAGGCCATAGTCGCCGGGGATTTTCCTCAAGGGAAGCTTGGTTGGCTCTGCGGGTTGTGATGAGATGGAGGAGGATGAAGACGATGACTTCTCCGAGACGGATGCGCAGATCGGACGGAGGAAAATACGGCGAGTGGATGGGAATGACTTGCGTGGTGTTTGGAATTGTAGCTGCAGAGAAGGGAAAGCTAAGGAGGAAGTAGAAGCCATTAATTTGCAGGTGGCTTTGACtagttgtttcttttgttggtgAGAGATGAGAGTTGAGAGGAGGGGAAGGTTAAAGAGGGAAAAGGAGGGTTGAATATTGAATGTTGACGATGATGGAGATGAAGTGGGAAGCAGCTTTATTTATAGGTAGATAGTGGACATATATGGCAGAGGAGGGTGAGTGGGAATACGGTAGGGTACTAGGTAATGACCGTAATGAATGAGAATGGGAAAGACCATGCCATG
Coding sequences:
- the LOC112172294 gene encoding allene oxide synthase 1, chloroplastic, which encodes MASTSSLAFPSLQLQFQTPRKSFPSTRRIFLRPICASVSEKSSSSSSSISSQPAEPTKLPLRKIPGDYGLPFVGPLKDRQDYFYNQGREEFFKSRIQKHQSTVFRVNMPPGPFITTKSQVVVLLDGKSFPVLFDVSKVEKKDLFTGTYMPSLELTGGYRILSYLDPSEPKHDKLKRVMFYLLKSGIKSVIPEFHSSYAEFFETLETKLADNGKASFNEANDQAAFNFLARSLYGANPADTQLGTDGPKLVQKWVLFQLSPILVLGLPKFIEDSLFHTFPLPPFLVKKDYQRLYDFFYQSSGHVLDEAERLGVSRDEACHNLLFATCFNSFGGMKLLFPSMLKWIGRAGAKLHSELAQEIRSAVRSNGGKITMSAMEQMPLMKSVVYEAFRIEPPVPLQYGRAKTDLVIESHDAAFKVKEGEMLFGFQPFATKDPKIFEKAAEFVPDRFVGEEGEKLLQHVLWSNGPETETPTVGNKQCAGKDFVMLASRLLVVEFFLRYDSFEIEVAASPLGAAITMTSLKRASF